Proteins from one Setaria italica strain Yugu1 chromosome V, Setaria_italica_v2.0, whole genome shotgun sequence genomic window:
- the LOC101774211 gene encoding aldehyde oxidase GLOX, with protein sequence MGPLLRAAVLSAALLALAAAGAEAHSVSEFLNIFRPRNEHDYFHNANQGQQEENVVPRASDQQSLIAAPVSQSGLMKVPARSAPTAAGQDTITIPVDDHTAGNAGAWSTITENAGVSAMHMVIMRNDRAIMFDTVTTGPSLLRLPKGNCRLDLRSKQQGAQDCAAHAVEFDYATGGVRALKILTDVWCSSGALDAEGNLVQTGGYFEGEKVVRYLSPCGNCDWREFPASLAEGRWYGTQQILPDGRSIVLGGRRAFSYEFVPAEGQANTQANPLQILRDTTDDVENNLYPFVHLLTDGTLFIFANDRSVVFDYRNGQVVRELPVLPGGGRNYPASGMSALLPLDLRRGDVLSPEVIVCGGTPKNAFKLGETNTFNPALKDCARINPLKPDARWAIDQMPVARTMGDLLILPTGDLLMLNGAARGCSGWGFARQPVLTPLLYSPRQPRGKRFRALAATAIARMYHATSAVLPDATVLVAGSNTNSAYNFSGVDFPTEVRVERFTPPYLAAGRAHNRPVIDAATVPGGGMAYGSQFTLQFTTPALPVAETDMKVTMYAPPFTTHGFSMNQRLLVLSVTAFVPKGPNRYTITVGAPGKPELAPPGYYLLYVMAQGVPSKAVWVKVHN encoded by the exons ATGGGgcccctcctccgcgccgccgtcctctccgccgcgctcctggccctcgccgccgcgggcgccgagGCGCACAGCGTCAGCGAGTTCCTCAACATCTTCCGGCCCCGCAACGAGCACGACTACTTCCACAACGCGAACCAGGGGCAGCAGGAGGAGAACGTTGTGCCCCGGGCCAGCGACCAGCAGAGCCTCATCGCGGCGCCGGTGAGCCAGAGCGGGCTCATGAAGGTGCCCGCCCGGTCCGCGCCCACCGCGGCGGGGCAGGACACGATCACGATCCCCGTCGACGACCACACTGCGGGCAACGCCGGCGCGTGGTCCACCATCACCGAGAACGCCGGCGTGTCGGCGATGCACATGGTGATCATGCGGAACGACAGGGCCATCATGTTCGACACCGTCACCACGGGGCCCTCGCTGCTGAGGCTGCCCAAGGGGAACTGCCGCCTCGACCTCCGGAGCAAGCAGCAGGGCGCCCAGGACTGCGCCGCGCACGCCGTCGAGTTCGATTACGCCACCGGCGGGGTCAGGGCCCTAAAG ATCTTAACGGACGTGTGGTGCTCGTCGGGCGCGCTCGACGCAGAGGGCAACCTCGTGCAGACCGGCGGCTACTTCGAGGGCGAGAAGGTGGTGCGGTACCTGAGCCCGTGCGGCAACTGCGACTGGAGGGAGTTCCCGGCGAGCCTGGCCGAAGGAAGATG GTACGGGACGCAGCAGATCCTCCCGGACGGCCGCTCCATCGTGCTCGGTGGCCGGCGCGCGTTCAGCTACGAGTTCGTCCCAGCGGAGGGCCAGGCGAACACCCAGGCCAACCCCCTCCAGATACTCCGCGACACCACCGACGACGTGGAGAACAACCTGTACCCGTTCGTCCACCTCCTCACCGACGGGACCCTCTTCATCTTCGCCAACGACCGCTCCGTCGTGTTCGACTACCGGAACGGCCAGGTCGTCCGCGAGCTCCCCGTCCTCCCCGGCGGGGGCAGGAACTACCCCGCCTCCGGCATGTCCGCGCTCCTCCCCCTCGacctccgccgcggcgacgtGCTCAGCCCCGAAGTCATCGTCTGTGGCGGCACCCCCAAGAACGCCTTCAAGCTCGGGGAGACCAACACCTTCAACCCCGCGCTCAAGGACTGCGCGCGCATCAACCCGCTGAAGCCCGACGCCCGGTGGGCGATCGACCAGATGCCCGTGGCCCGCACCATGGGCGACCTGCTGATCCTCCCCACCGGCGACCTCCTCATGCTGAACGGCGCCGCCAGGGGGTGCTCCGGCTGGGGCTTCGCCAGGCAGCCGGTGCTGACCCCGCTCCTGTACTCGCCGCGGCAGCCGCGGGGGAAGCGGTTCCGCGCGCTGGCTGCGACAGCCATCGCGCGCATGTACCACGCCACCAGCGCGGTGCTGCCCGACGCCACCGTGCTCGTGGCCGGCAGCAACACCAACTCCGCCTACAACTTCAGCGGCGTCGACTTCCCCACCGAGGTGCGCGTCGAGCGGTTCACGCCGCCGTACCTCGCCGCGGGGCGCGCCCACAACCGGCCCGTGATCGACGCGGCGACCGTCcccggcggcgggatggcgtACGGGTCCCAGTTCACGCTCCAGTTCACGACGCCCGCGCTGCCCGTAGCCGAGACCGACATGAAGGTGACCATGTACGCGCCGCCCTTCACGACGCACGGCTTCTCCATGAACCAGCGGCTGCTGGTGCTGTCCGTCACGGCCTTCGTGCCCAAAGGGCCGAACAGGTACACGATCACCGTCGGCGCGCCGGGGAAGCCGGAGCTCGCGCCGCCGGGGTACTACCTGCTGTACGTCATGGCGCAGGGGGTGCCGAGCAAGGCCGTGTGGGTGAAGGTACACAATTGA